The DNA region TCTCGCTCGTCGCAGATAGGCACCTACGTTTTTGGGGGAATTGTTTTATTAGGGTCCATTTACTCGTATCTAAAAGAACTCCCTAAGAAGCAAAAAAACAAATGGAGCAAATGCCTACTTTTTTGGCTCGCTTCTGGCCTACTGATATTCTATATTGGCTATATTCCCATAAAAGTTTTCAGACACTACTTCAACATACCTGCAGCACTAGAGAACTCCATACTGCGACCATTACATATAGCCCTAATTATAGTTTGCTATGTATGTTTTACCATTGGTTTTCTAAGAATGAAACAGAGGCTACCCGAACAAGGCTAGTTTGTTAACCATTAGGCATAAAAAAAAGCCCTGATGTACAGTTACATCAGGGCTTTTTATAGATTTTATAAATCTTACAATGCAGCTACGTGCTTTGCTAATTTACTCTTTAAGTTTGCTGCTTTGTTATTATGAATAATATTTCGTTTAGCCAATCTATCGATCATACTAACAATGCTAGGCAATAAAGCTTCAGCATCCTTCTTATTTTCTTCACTACGCAATTTCTTTATAGCGTTACGTGTAGTTTTGTGCTGATATCTGTTACGAAGACGTACCGCTTCGTTTCTTCTGATTCTTTTTAATGCTGACTTGTGATTTGCCATCTTCTTCTAACTTGTTATAATTTTTTAAAAAATTCCTTTCGAACCTTTTGTAGTCCGTAGGGGAATCGAACCCCTGTTACCAGGATGAAAACCTGGCGTCCTAACCCCTAGACGAACGGACCATTAAATCAATCTTTGGATAAAAATCCAGTTACTCTTGTAGTCCGTAGGGGAATCGAACCCCTGTTACCAGGATGAAAACCTGGCGTCCTAACCCCTAGACGAACGGACCATACTTTGCGCAATTGCGGATGCAAAAATACAATTATTTTTTACTAACGCAATAGTTAGCATAATTTTTTTAATAAGCTTTTGCAAAAAGTACTCTTTTTGATGATGATTTTCCGGTCACCATACACTTACCCTCTTTGTTTTCGGCATCTAGAGGAATACATCTTATGGTTGCCTTGGTATCATTTTTTATTTTTTCTTCGGTTTCATTGGTTCCATCCCAATGAGCAGAAATAAACCCACCTTTTTCATCCAAAACCTTCTTAAACTCCTCATACGTATCTACTTCGGTAATATTTTCCTCTCTAAACGAATGAGCTTTTTGATAAATGTTCGTTTGAATATCCTCTAAAAGAAATTCAATTTTAGCAACTACATCATCCATTGGCACAGTTTCTTTTTCCAAAGTATCCCTACGTGCCACTTCATATGTACCGTTTTCTAAATCACGTTGCCCAATTGCCAAACGAACTGGAACACCTTTCAATTCATATTCATTAAACTTGAAACCAGGCTTGTGCGTATCCCTATTATCAAACTTCACAGATATTCCTTTAGCCCTTAACTCCTTCACCAACGGCTCAACTTTTTCAGAAATAGCATCCAATTGTTCAATGCCTTTATAAATAGGCACGATTACAACTTGGATTGGTGCTAACTTCGGAGGCAAAACCAATCCATTGTCATCACTGTGGGTCATTATCAATGCTCCCATAAGGCGAGTAGAAACTCCCCAAGAAGTAGCCCAAACATGTTCTTGCTTCCCTTCTTTTGTTGCAAATTTTACATCAAAAGCTTTGGCAAAGTTCTGCCCTAAAAAGTGAGATGTACCTGCCTGTAAAGCTTTTCCGTCCTGCATTAAAGCTTCTATGCAATAGGTTTCAACCGCACCGGCAAAGCGTTCACTTTCCGTTTTCACCCCTTGTATAACCGGCATGGCCATGTGCTCTTCGGCAAACTCGGCATAAACACCGTTCATTCTTTCCGTCTCTTCTATTGCTTCTGCTTCAGTAGCGTGTGCGGTATGCCCTTCTTGCCATAAAAATTCCGCAGTTCTAAGGAACAAACGCGTACGCATTTCCCAACGGACCACATTGGCCCATTGATTGATCAACAAAGGCAAATCCCTATACGACTGTATCCACCCTTTGTAGGTATTCCAGATAATAGCTTCACTTGTTGGACGTACTACCAACTCCTCTTCCAACTTAGCATTTGGGTCCACCCTTAATTTACCTGGACTATCAGGATCATTCTGTAGTCTGTAGTGCGTAACTACCGCACATTCTTTTGCAAAGCCTTCTGCATTCTTCTCTTCGGCTTCAAATAAACTTTTAGGCACAAATAATGGAAAATAAGCATTTTCATGGCCTGTCTCTTTGAACATCTTATCTAGAGCCGCTTGCATTTTCTCCCAAATAGCAAAACCGTATGGCTTGATTACCATACAACCTCTTACCGCCGAGTTTTCAGCTAAATTGGCCTTCACTACGAGTTCGTTATACCATTTGGAATAATCCTCGCTGCGCTTTGTCAAATTCTTACCCATTATATTTAGTTTGGCACAAAACTTGTGCTTATGTTAGCAAAATAATTGGGTAAAACTACTTATTTTTACTATGTTCAACAATAAAAAATTGCACCCATGATATATTTACTATCCCGCAGTAAAATACGCTTTATCGCACTTTGCACCCTAACGGGCATTGTTGCAGTATCTTGTGGCTCATACCAGTCCGCATCGTACTATGACAATGATGGAATTTATTCCAGCAACAACCAAGTCAGTGTAGAGCGACAAGAAAGACAACAGCAAACTCAGGCCAATGACGAACCTTATTCCGATTATTTTGGCCAACAAGCGGGTCAATATGACCAAATGCTGGATGGAGAAATTTTTACCGATATAGATTCATACTCAAGTGGAACTGCACAGGATAGTATTTCTGATGGGCAACTTACAGATTATTACAACAACGACAATGACTATGCCGGTTACGCAGGATGGGGCGATAATTCAACCGGTGTAAGTATAAATATTTATGATAACGGCTGGGGCGGTTACGGTGGTTTTGGCTGGAGTTCGCCTTGGTTATATAGTGGATATGGTTGGGGCGGTTACGGATACGGAGGCTACTATAACCCTTGGAGATACCGTTATAGCCCATGGGGATGGGGCGGTTACGGATATGGCTATGGTGGTTTTTACGGTGGATTCCGTGGCTATGGCTGGGGCGGATACGGAACTTGGTGCCCTCCATACGGTTATTACAACGGATACAATAATTACTCTTATAGAAACCAAAGATATGCCTACAACCGAAGCAGAAGAGGGTATTACACAAATACCAATGCTATTGCCGGCGGGAATTCAAGATATGTTTCACGGAGCTCTAACGTAAGCAGAAGCAGCAGGTCTACACCAAGATACTCTGCAAACAATTCAAGATCAAGATCTACTACCAACAGAAGTTCTGCCTCGGGCAGCTCTAGAAGCTATAGCAGTAACCGTTCAGGAACATCTGCATCTAGAAGAACTGTGGGTGTTGACAGAAACAGCGCATACAGAACAAGCAGAAGCACAAGGGCTACACCAAAATACAACAGCTCTTCACGAACCAGCACATCTAGAAGCAGCTCGTCTACCCCAAGAAGTTCTACCTACAGAAGTTCGGGAACAAGAACAAGTAGCAGCGGTACCTACAGAAGCTCAACACCTAGATCAAGTACTTACAGATCATCCGGTACAAGCAGAAGCACTTCTAGCGGAAGTACCTACAGAAGCTCAGGCAGGTCTTCAAGTAGTTCTAGTTCTTATAGAAGCTCTGGTAGTTCAAGTAGGACTTCATCCGGTTCTAGATCATCTGGATCAAGCTCCAGGTCATCATCAAGCCGAAGAAATTAAGTCCAAAATCCAAAAAAGTAACTTACTTTAAAATTGCTAGGAATGAAAAGATATTTAACATTCATAGGGCTATTTGCGTGTGTTATGGCAAGTGCCCAAAATATTAATGATGTTCTACGTTACAGTACGGAAAACCTTCAAGGTTCCGCGCGTTTTCAAGCCATGGGCGGTGCTTTTGGGTCCCTTGGTGGCGATTTGTCCGCTTTGAACATTAACCCTGCAGGAAGCGCAGTCTTTAATAACGGATTGTTTTCTATTTCCGGAACAAATTATCACAGGAACACAGATTCAGATTATAATGGTACACTACGCAACTCTACAGATAATAATTTTGACATCAATCAAGTTGGTGGTGTTTTTATTTTTAAATCTACCGATCCAGATAGCAAATGGAAAAAATTGTCGTTAGCCGTAAATTATGATGTAGTTCAAAATTTTGATGATCGCATTGTAACGTCAGGAAGAAGCAATGAAGGTATCGACAATTACTTTCTCGATTTTGCAGATGGAATTGAGTTGCAACCACTAAAACTGAGAGACAATGAAAGAATTGGAGATGCTTATTTAGACATTGGCGCAACAAATGGTCTTGGTTTTGCTGGCCAACAGGCTTTTTTAGGATTTCAAACGGGAATTATTGAACCTACGGTAGACGAAGATGACAATACTAGTTATTTCTCTAACGTCAACTATCAAGGAGTTGACCAAGATTTTCGTCAAAACATATCAGGTTACAACAGTAAATTTACGGTGAATGCCGCTACACAATATGGAGACAATTTCTATTTTGGGGCATCGTTGAACTTCCACACTATTCAATACGACAGATTGAATAGATATGATGAATCTCTTACCGATACCGATTCACAGGAACTAAGAACCGTGGCTTTTGACAATCTTCTGGTTACAGAAGGTACAGGGTTTTCACTGAGTCTTGGCGCAATTGCCAAGCTTAATGATGTGATTCGTCTAGGCGCCAGTTACCAATCTCCTACCTGGTATAGACTAACAGATAATTTCTCACAAGGAATAGATTCTAACTACCCACTGAAAGAAGATAGTTTTAACTTTTTTGATTTGAATTACGTTAACATCTTTGATTACCAGATTAAAACACCTGGAAAAATAACAGGAAGTGTTTCAGCCGTTTTTGGCAAATCAGGACTTTTAAGTGTTGATTACGGATACCAAGATATGTCTAATGCGGAGTTAAGACCAACAAGCGACTCAGGTTTTGCTGATGAAAATACTTTTATTTCCGAAAGTTTAGGTACTGTTTCATCTATTAGGGTTGGTGGCGAATACCGTATTCAAAGAGTTAGTCTAAGAGCTGGTTACCGATACGAGCAAAGCCCATACGAAAGTGGAAACATTGTTGGAGACCTTAATGGTATTTCAGGTGGTGTTGGGTACAATTTTGGAAGAAGTAGATTAGATTTAGCGGTGAACAGAACAGAGCAAGACGTGCTTCAATATTTCTTTGATACGGGAATAAACACTCCAGCATTGCTCAACAATGTAAACACCAATGTAACCATTGGATACACTTTAAATTTCTAGAAAAATAGAATTATATACAATCTAAAAGTCTGGCCCACGCCAGGCTTTTATCTTTTTAAGGCAAAGTGTGCCTTTGTGGTTTTAGCCACTTCAATATTATTTTCCTGCTCTCCATACTCAATCTTAAACCAATACGTAGATGAAGGCAAGGGATTACCATTAAGTGTTCCGTCCCAAACTGAGTTAACTCCCAATTGCGCTAAAAGCTTTCCGTAGCGGTCAAAAACAAACACGATTGGATCCGTTAGTTCTTCTATTCCTTTAATATTCCAAGTATCATTAGCGCCATCATTGTTTGGAGTAAAAAACTTGGGATAACCAACTACTAGAAACTCTATAGGTTCTGTGGTTCCGCAACCATTCTTATCGTTAATGACCAAAGTATTTATACCCGGAGGAACATCATTAAAAACCGCATCATCTTGAAACTCCCCTTCATTTATTGCGTATTCATAATCTCCATCACCGTCAACGAATATTTCTATATTGTTCATATCCGGATCTAAGGACAAATTTGAATTCAAGGTCTCCACACGATCAAGAACAGGCATTCCATAATAGGTGATAAGAATATCATCTAAAATATGACCTCCAGCATCCGTAGTAATATCAACATGGTACCTTCCCGATTCAGGACTAGGAACCGTAATTTGCGTAGCAGAAGGACCTGAACCTAATGGCGCATCTATTGTACCATCGTCATCATAATCAACAGACCAAGCAATATTAGAAATATCGGGCCCTGCAGGGGAATTCAATGCACTCAAAGTAATATCCGGATCACCTTCACAAGCGGTTATATCCAAACCTAAAAACTCATCTCGTAACGTACAATCAAGAGCTGTATTTTGATCAGCCCTTACAGAACTTCCGGTAAACGTTAGCATAAAAGGCTCTTCCTCGTCATCAAAATTGGTGTTAAAATTATTGATCAAAATATAGTACACCTCCCCTGGCAGTACATCTAAATACTCATCATAAGTATTTAAATTCTGAGTTGTAGAGGGTACGCCAGCTTGGCCATTTTCCGGGTTCACCCCTAGCCCAGTAAATCTGGTATTATTCACTTCGTAATTACAACGTATAGGCTGCACCGATCCGGTGCCTATAGCCGTACAATCCACATCCGGACCATAAACGGCAAAATCCCATTCGGCCGTAGGTGTACCAGAACCACTCACCGGTAACGCTTCCAAGTCAAAACCAACTTGACCTTCCGTTCCTGCCCTAAACACGAACCAAGATGTATTATTCTCTATGTTGGCATTGCTTACACTTCCTTTCTCAAGACAACCCGTTTCCGTAATAATTTCAGGATCAAAATCATCAATAACTCCGCTGCCGTCAGCATAACCCATAATAGGTGCATCGGCACATACGGGAATGGCCGTCCGGCAATCAGCTGAATTTTGTGCTTGAATTTCTGTGCCGAAAAAGAAAACAACGCAGATAACAGATAGTAAAAAACGCATAAGAATGGGGCTAAATCAATACTATTAAATAACTCACAGACAGTGATTTTAGTATGTTTAAGCGTAAAATTGAGTAGTTTATCGATAAAATACCTGCCTTGAAGCAGATTCTAAAGCCTATCGTTTTAAAGAAAAATGATTATTGACATACTTGGCCGATACGGTTTCTCCATTTACAGAAGTATACGTTAACTTAAACCAGTAATCTGATTCGGGTAAAAGCTTTCCATTAAATACCCCATCCCATTGCTCATTGGAAGGGTCCAATTGAGCTAATAATTTCCCAAAACGATTGTAAATTGTGAGTACGGGAGAATCTAAAAATTCCGCTCCCGTAATGGTCCAATATTCATTGGAACCATCTCCGTTTGGTGTAAAAAACTTTGGAAAACCTATCACCACAATTTGTTCGGTAACATCTCCGCAACCTTGTGGATTATTTACAGTAACGGTATACATACCCGGCTCTACCTGATAGAACTTATTACCTGTTTGATAAGCACCATCATCTAACCGATACTCATAACCATCCGAAACTTCGGTTACCACTGTAACCGTATTATTATTTTGCAAGTCTTCAATTTCAATATCAATAATTTGCGGTGGTCTGGAGGTTAATACGGTTACCCTTTTAGAATCGCTACAACTTAAGCCTGATTGAGAATTTGTAACCGTTAGCTCATACTCTCCTTCTTCAGACACCAATATATTTGAAGTAATTTCACCCGAACTCCACAAATAAGAATAGTTAGGGTTTGTACTTTCCATACCAATTGTGACACCAGCATCCGTCTCACATAAAAAGACATCTTGAGGAAAATCCAAAATAGGAGTTTCTATATTGATTAGCTGAAATTGCTGAGAAGCATCAAAACATCTAGAATTACGAATTGAGGTAAGGCGAACAAAAATAGTTTGAGAGCCAGACTGAGTTTGATATTCTTTTGGAAGAGCATTAGCCCCACCAACTGCATCGGCCATTGTGGTGTGATAGCTGACCAAAAATTCATTTGAATTTTGACTTCCTAAAACTTCCATGTCTTTTTGAGAAAGATCATAAACCTCCAAACCACTGCATGAAGCATCATCAGAAACAGGATTTGCAACTGGCATAGCAGAAAAAGAAACCTGAACATCACTAATAATAGTTTCCGATGGCCTGACTACTTCCACTCTGTAATTAGCAGATGTAGTAACTTCATATGTGGGACTGTTTTCTCCCATTATTTCCGTAAATCCACTTCCCGAGTCCAGAAACCACCGGTAAGACAAAGCACCAGAAGTTGTTCCATCCAAAATAATAGTTTCATTCTCGCAAGCTGCTATTGGTGGCCCTAGAAGATTATTTATAATAGAACAATCCAGGGCATCAAAAGGATTGGTCACGAATATATGTCCAGAAAACTGAATAGAAAATCCAGAATTGTTATTACTGAAATTATTTATAAGTAAATAATAATCTTCACCAGGAGTTACATCCAACCAAGCCTCATATTGAACATTTTCAGTATTGCCCGATGGATCTTCCCCCACCCCAACAAATGCATTCTCATCCTGATTATCAAAAAAATTACATCGTATCGGCTCCCCTAAGTTACTACAGTCATTTGATTGGTACAGAGCAAAATCCCAATCTTCCAAAGTATCTATTCCTATATTAAAACCTAATTGCCCGGAAGCTCCTGTTCTAAATCGGTACCAAGCGGAATTGGACTCAATTGCCCCGCTCAATGTTCGTTCCAAACAGCCAGTAGTTGCCGCCCCACTAAAGTCATCCACACCAAAGCCTGTAGTACCTCCGTTCACCGGAGTATTGTTACAAATAGGAATAGCGCTGCCACAATCTGCAGAAACCTGTGCCATAACAGCATTTATCCCCAGAAAAAACAACATAAACCATAAGCTGGCAAAACGACTCATTTTAAAGATGATACCTTATATATTATAAAAGTACTTTCTTCCTTTTCTTAACAGCAATTTATGTTGTGTATCAAGACATATAGAACATAAAGTGCCATATTATGTATATCTTTGCAGTTCGTTTTACTCAGCACAACGTGTAATGTATTGAAACTTTTTAAGACGAATTGGACATTATAAATGTCAATAGATATAAGCAGATGAAAATTGATAGTACTTTGGAAAAGCAATTTGATGAATTAGGAGACGACCACGTTTCTGCATCGGAAGATACCCCCTTACGTGAAGACGCATTCGTATTAAACGATGATGATAAGATTGAAAGAATTAAAGATAACGTAAGAGACATATTGCTCACTTTAGGTCTAGACCTAGATGATGACAGTCTTAAAGGCACCCCTAATAGAGTTGCCAAAATGTTCGTAAAAGAGATTTTTGGAGGTCTACACCCAGATAGAAAACCTAAATCCTCTACGTTCAGCAATAAATATAAATACGGAGAAATGCTTGTAGAAAAGAACATTACGCTCTACTCTACCTGCGAACACCACCTTTTACCAATCGTTGGCCGTGCACACATTGCCTACATCTCTAACGGAACGGTTGTTGGCCTTTCTAAAATGAACCGTGTAGTAGATTATTATGCAAAAAGACCTCAGGTACAAGAACGCTTGAACATCCAGATTGTTAGGGAACTTCAAAAGGTATTAGGTACCGATGATGTTGCCTGTGTTATAGACGCCAAGCACCTTTGCGTAAATTCAAGAGGTATACGCGATATAGAAAGCAGTACAGTAACAGCAGAATACGGTGGCAAATTTAAAGAAGAAGCCGTACGTCGTGAGTTTTTAGATTATATAAAATTAGAGACCAACTTCCAATAGCCAATAGTATAACATGCAATTGTACCAGAACCAGAAGTTAAAGATTTACAATTCCCTTTCCGGTAAAAAAGAAACATTTAAACCTTTAAACGAAGGTCACATAGG from Zobellia alginiliquefaciens includes:
- the rpsT gene encoding 30S ribosomal protein S20, which gives rise to MANHKSALKRIRRNEAVRLRNRYQHKTTRNAIKKLRSEENKKDAEALLPSIVSMIDRLAKRNIIHNNKAANLKSKLAKHVAAL
- the proS gene encoding proline--tRNA ligase, with the protein product MGKNLTKRSEDYSKWYNELVVKANLAENSAVRGCMVIKPYGFAIWEKMQAALDKMFKETGHENAYFPLFVPKSLFEAEEKNAEGFAKECAVVTHYRLQNDPDSPGKLRVDPNAKLEEELVVRPTSEAIIWNTYKGWIQSYRDLPLLINQWANVVRWEMRTRLFLRTAEFLWQEGHTAHATEAEAIEETERMNGVYAEFAEEHMAMPVIQGVKTESERFAGAVETYCIEALMQDGKALQAGTSHFLGQNFAKAFDVKFATKEGKQEHVWATSWGVSTRLMGALIMTHSDDNGLVLPPKLAPIQVVIVPIYKGIEQLDAISEKVEPLVKELRAKGISVKFDNRDTHKPGFKFNEYELKGVPVRLAIGQRDLENGTYEVARRDTLEKETVPMDDVVAKIEFLLEDIQTNIYQKAHSFREENITEVDTYEEFKKVLDEKGGFISAHWDGTNETEEKIKNDTKATIRCIPLDAENKEGKCMVTGKSSSKRVLFAKAY
- a CDS encoding OmpP1/FadL family transporter; translated protein: MKRYLTFIGLFACVMASAQNINDVLRYSTENLQGSARFQAMGGAFGSLGGDLSALNINPAGSAVFNNGLFSISGTNYHRNTDSDYNGTLRNSTDNNFDINQVGGVFIFKSTDPDSKWKKLSLAVNYDVVQNFDDRIVTSGRSNEGIDNYFLDFADGIELQPLKLRDNERIGDAYLDIGATNGLGFAGQQAFLGFQTGIIEPTVDEDDNTSYFSNVNYQGVDQDFRQNISGYNSKFTVNAATQYGDNFYFGASLNFHTIQYDRLNRYDESLTDTDSQELRTVAFDNLLVTEGTGFSLSLGAIAKLNDVIRLGASYQSPTWYRLTDNFSQGIDSNYPLKEDSFNFFDLNYVNIFDYQIKTPGKITGSVSAVFGKSGLLSVDYGYQDMSNAELRPTSDSGFADENTFISESLGTVSSIRVGGEYRIQRVSLRAGYRYEQSPYESGNIVGDLNGISGGVGYNFGRSRLDLAVNRTEQDVLQYFFDTGINTPALLNNVNTNVTIGYTLNF
- a CDS encoding T9SS type B sorting domain-containing protein codes for the protein MRFLLSVICVVFFFGTEIQAQNSADCRTAIPVCADAPIMGYADGSGVIDDFDPEIITETGCLEKGSVSNANIENNTSWFVFRAGTEGQVGFDLEALPVSGSGTPTAEWDFAVYGPDVDCTAIGTGSVQPIRCNYEVNNTRFTGLGVNPENGQAGVPSTTQNLNTYDEYLDVLPGEVYYILINNFNTNFDDEEEPFMLTFTGSSVRADQNTALDCTLRDEFLGLDITACEGDPDITLSALNSPAGPDISNIAWSVDYDDDGTIDAPLGSGPSATQITVPSPESGRYHVDITTDAGGHILDDILITYYGMPVLDRVETLNSNLSLDPDMNNIEIFVDGDGDYEYAINEGEFQDDAVFNDVPPGINTLVINDKNGCGTTEPIEFLVVGYPKFFTPNNDGANDTWNIKGIEELTDPIVFVFDRYGKLLAQLGVNSVWDGTLNGNPLPSSTYWFKIEYGEQENNIEVAKTTKAHFALKR
- a CDS encoding T9SS type B sorting domain-containing protein, coding for MSRFASLWFMLFFLGINAVMAQVSADCGSAIPICNNTPVNGGTTGFGVDDFSGAATTGCLERTLSGAIESNSAWYRFRTGASGQLGFNIGIDTLEDWDFALYQSNDCSNLGEPIRCNFFDNQDENAFVGVGEDPSGNTENVQYEAWLDVTPGEDYYLLINNFSNNNSGFSIQFSGHIFVTNPFDALDCSIINNLLGPPIAACENETIILDGTTSGALSYRWFLDSGSGFTEIMGENSPTYEVTTSANYRVEVVRPSETIISDVQVSFSAMPVANPVSDDASCSGLEVYDLSQKDMEVLGSQNSNEFLVSYHTTMADAVGGANALPKEYQTQSGSQTIFVRLTSIRNSRCFDASQQFQLINIETPILDFPQDVFLCETDAGVTIGMESTNPNYSYLWSSGEITSNILVSEEGEYELTVTNSQSGLSCSDSKRVTVLTSRPPQIIDIEIEDLQNNNTVTVVTEVSDGYEYRLDDGAYQTGNKFYQVEPGMYTVTVNNPQGCGDVTEQIVVIGFPKFFTPNGDGSNEYWTITGAEFLDSPVLTIYNRFGKLLAQLDPSNEQWDGVFNGKLLPESDYWFKLTYTSVNGETVSAKYVNNHFSLKR
- the folE gene encoding GTP cyclohydrolase I FolE gives rise to the protein MKIDSTLEKQFDELGDDHVSASEDTPLREDAFVLNDDDKIERIKDNVRDILLTLGLDLDDDSLKGTPNRVAKMFVKEIFGGLHPDRKPKSSTFSNKYKYGEMLVEKNITLYSTCEHHLLPIVGRAHIAYISNGTVVGLSKMNRVVDYYAKRPQVQERLNIQIVRELQKVLGTDDVACVIDAKHLCVNSRGIRDIESSTVTAEYGGKFKEEAVRREFLDYIKLETNFQ